One Phalacrocorax aristotelis chromosome 12, bGulAri2.1, whole genome shotgun sequence DNA window includes the following coding sequences:
- the TDRD1 gene encoding tudor domain-containing protein 1, with the protein MMAEQLDMKNKGSSMEGITGRGNSLLRAATDKGNMVMHSDSIHEKPKKWQYSSENVFSIGYDKSLFSSLIPPPPVRTCHHCGLFGSLRCSQCKQIYYCSSDCQKKDWPAHSVVCEPIKQNVSNKNGGKLPAKTEKGVYPKGNSAYVDPFKTEEDIKKIMISDLQTLGIKKAMEVKGRVTEFKSPSEFYIQMSSPEVLDQISKLSVKLQDCYANTVIQEQYIAVRGEVCIARCSLDQTWNRALVKDVDILKKKAQVFYIDYGNEENIPLSWIKALHRDIDLLFPPCAIKCFFANYDPKEKGWNEGIAGFSSQIMGKHCSVTVVDVLQEELMLSFAVDVVLPDFGDCLDKVPLETRSDSTSGSSDKQGQSLRASGNHSKRSKEKICEDEEFLHCANSVAECVSVCIGDAFSGVVSCIQNPDEFFCQQMHGARQLAELQVSLNKHCDEFPNSPAFRPAAGNVCCAQFTEDSLWYRAAVIEYVSEDSVLVGYIDYGNSEVLPLTRLCPMIPRLMDLPAQAIRCTLAGVKPPLGAWTSKAISFMKQLVKDKVFTVKVVDKEGYRSVVDLVDASVTPVINVSSRLIEKGCAAEELRMALPAIGMTDVKQANEDKMNKRICKWSKLTLQQTVDVVVCTLYSPGEFYCQISNNDELLALKLLNKSLSEYCQKTPPNVFKPENGEPCCAFFSGDGNWYRALVQNVTSDGAVKVCFVDYGNVEEVPLHKIRHISSSFLKLPFQGIKCWLSGIKPGKSKWIPEATARFHMYTAGIKLQARVTSVSRDGAGVELIDNSTGHPKIINEILTSEKLAVKEVLQDKNNFPNKSVDKKETSLGHWKLIELAIDETVSVCVTEVVSPDLFYAVPVQTKDQEKLHRQLIELEGYCKSCKNQPFKPKPGEACCARFSGDGRWYRALVLQASQSAVKVLYADYGNTETLPLSKVLPITDSYLKLPFQTITCSLAGIEKAEWSPLLLDKLKEMLLNKYVTITLKGINGNVNLVTVEKLGEYGSLNVAEKLVMEGLVKASRAENLHTEHQGNGGETKCCCTELKMQLKKHEQILLFLLNKYGNPDEFTEMKKLLDH; encoded by the exons ATGATGGCGGAACAGCTTGACATGAAGAACAAAG GAAGTTCCATGGAAGGCATAACTGGTAGAGGGAATTCGCTGTTGAGAGCTGCAACTGATAAAGGAAATATG GTGATGCATTCTGATTCGATTCATGAGAAGCCAAAGAAATGGCAGTATtcctctgaaaatgttttctctatTGGCTATGATAAGAGTCTCTTTAGTTCATTAATACCACCCCCTCCAGTAAGGACTTGCCATCATTGTGGTCTGTTTG gatccCTCAGATGTTCACAATGCAAGCAAATATACTATTGCTCTTCGGATTGTCAGAAGAAAGATTGGCCAGCACATAGTGTTGTATGTGAACCAATTAAACAGAA TGTAAGTAATAAAAATGGAGGCAAGTTACCTGCTAAAACAGAGAAGGGAGTTTATCCTAAG GGAAATTCAGCTTATGTGGATCCTTTCAAGACAGAAGAGGACATCAAGAAAATAATGATCTCAGATCTCCAGACTCTAGGGATCAAAAAAGCTATGGAAGTAAAG GGTAGAGTAACAGAGTTCAAGAGTCCAAGTGAATTTTATATACAGATGAGTTCGCCAGAAGTTTTAGACCAGATCAGTAAACTTTCTGTGAAACTGCAAGACTGTTATGCTAACACAGTTATTCAAGAGCAATATATTGCTGTCAGAGGGGAAGTCTGCATTGCAAGGTGTTCTTTGGATCAG ACCTGGAATAGAGCACTGGTGAAAGATGTTGATatattgaaaaagaaagcacaagtATTCTATATCGATTATgggaatgaagaaaatattccacTGTCCTGGATTAAAGCTCTGCACAGAGACATTGACCTGTTGTTTCCTCCATGT GCCATTAAGTGTTTCTTTGCTAATTATgatccaaaagaaaaaggatggaATGAAGGCATTGCCGGCTTTTCTTCTCAAATCATGGGAAAGCACTGTTCAGTAACTGTTGTTGACGTGTTACAGGAGGAACTGATGTTGAGTTTTGCTGTAGATGTTGTTCTTCCAGATTTTG GAGACTGCCTAGATAAAGTACCTTTAGAAACGAGGTCAGATTCAACTTCAGGAAGTAGTGACAAACAAGGACAATCTCTAAGAG CGTCAGGAAACCATTCTAagagaagtaaagaaaaaatatgtgaagatgaagaatttcttcactgtgCTAATTCAGTAGCAGAGTGTGTCTCTGTATGTATTGGAGATGCATTTTCTGGTGTGGTTTCCTGCATTCAAAATCCAGACGAATTCTTCTGTCAGCAGATGCATGGTGCCC GTCAACTTGCTGAACTTCAAGTGTCTCTTAATAAACATTGTGACGAATTTCCCAATAGTCCAGCTTTCCGTCCTGCTGCTGGAAATGTGTGCTGTGCTCAATTCACAG aagaCAGTCTTTGGTATCGTGCTGCTGTTATAGAATATGTTTCTGAAGATTCTGTTTTGGTGGGCTATATAGATTATGGTAATTCTGAAGTTCTTCCACTGACTAGACTTTGTCCTATGATTCCAAGATTAATGGACTTGCCAGCTCAAGCCATCAGATGTACCTTGGCAG GTGTAAAGCCACCATTAGGAGCATGGACCTCAAAAGCTATTTCTTTTATGAAACAACTGGTGAAAGACAAAGTGTTCACAGTAAAAGTAGTGGATAAAGAGGGTTATAGATCTGTGGTGGATCTTGTAGATGCATCAGTTACTCCAGTAATAAATGTATCGAGCCGTCTCATAGAGAAAGGCTGTGCAGCTGAGGAATTGAGGATGGCCTTACCAGCAATTGGAATGACTGACGTTAAGCAAGCAAATG aggacaaaatgaacaaaagaattTGCAAGTGGAGTAAATTAACTCTTCAACAAACAGTAGATGTCGTAGTGTGTACACTGTACAGTCCTGGAGAATTCTACTGTCAGATTTCAAATAATGATG AGTTACTCGCTCTAAAGTTACTTAACAAATCATTGTCTGAATACTGTCAGAAAACTCCACCAAATGTTTTTAAGCCTGAGAATGGAGAaccttgctgtgcttttttttctg gtgaTGGTAACTGGTACCGTGCTTTGGTGCAAAATGTTACTTCAGATGGAGCTGTTAAAGTATGCTTTGTGGACTACGGAAACGTTGAGGAAGTACCACTGCATAAAATACGGCACATCTCATCCTCATTCCTAAAACTTCCATTTCAAGGAATTAAATGCTGGCTCTCAG GTATAAAGCCTGGTAAGAGCAAATGGATTCCCGAAGCTACAGCAAGATTTCACATGTACACTGCAGGGATAAAGCTTCAAGCTAGAGTAACTTCCGTTTCCAGAGACGGGGCAGGTGTAGAGCTTATTGACAATTCAACAGGCCATCCAAAAATTATCAATGAGATActaacttctgaaaaattgGCGGTAAAAGAAGTTTTACAAGATAAAAACAACTTTCCAAACAAGTCTGTTGACAAAAAAG AAACCTCACTTGGGCACTGGAAGCTAATTGAATTGGCTATAGATGAAACCGTATCTGTCTGTGTAACAGAAGTTGTAAGTCCAGACTTGTTCTATGCTGTACCCGTTCAGACTAAAG ATCAAGAGAAGCTACATAGGCAGTTGATTGAACTAGAAGGCTATTGTAAATCTTGTAAGAACCAGCCCTTCAAACCTAAACCGGGTGAAGCCTGTTGTGCCAGGTTTTCAG GTGATGGCCGTTGGTACAGAGCTCTTGTTCTACAAGCTTCTCAGTCTGCAGTGAAAGTACTATATGCAGACTATGGGAACACAGAAACATTACCGCTTTCAAAGGTGCTGCCAATCACTGATTCCTACTTAAAGCTGCCTTTTCAGACAATCACATGTTCGCTTgcag GAATAGAGAAAGCTGAGTGGTCTCCATTATTACTTGACAAGttgaaagaaatgttattgAATAAATACGTCACAATTACACTGAAAGGGATTAATGGAAATGTTAATTTAGTAACAGTGGAGAAACTTGGTGAATATGGTAGTCTGAATGTAGCTGAGAAACTGGTAATGGAAGGTTTGGTCAAAGCCAGCAGGGCTGAAAACTTGCACACTGAACATCAAG gcaATGGAGGCGAGACCAAATGCTGCTGCACggaattaaaaatgcaa CTTAAAAAGCATGAACAGATCCTGCTCTTCCTTTTAAACAAGTATGGAAATCCAGATGaattcactgaaatgaaaaaactgCTGGACCACTAA